A genomic segment from Zerene cesonia ecotype Mississippi chromosome 5, Zerene_cesonia_1.1, whole genome shotgun sequence encodes:
- the LOC119840102 gene encoding SH2 domain-containing protein 4B-like, with protein sequence MLQQILRDMWVDPEILAELDETQKQTLFCKMREEQVRRWQVWDEKVSKEEIERPKFTNGKKQVQFLKGEDGEPWVWVMGEHPDDQSIESILAEEARQRALAQAREEAHQLRKSVEKELTHLIDYKPLDSLEQKFDLSPKTVDSLEDTLDLYCTVDELRQRMDELDTEGKKDLDKSYCDDIKLDLKKNTLHFNFIEGKKDIQDSNVCRGDGVSLRVAAWERRVAAARAGDILRGLRARRARTLRDAQLQARDDDAVWREQERKAKEAEAAMREIARVAREAHRRSAEPEAVCPTQTSKPLTREAVVEWFRTHELPRGVFDENKPVDWFHGITSRSEAEAALRAARAGSFLVRVSERALGYAISYRARDRCKHYLVDAARGYRLLGAGQLVHDTLVDLINYHKEVPITESGGELLVTSCPPAQTPVI encoded by the exons ATGCTGCAGCAGATCCTGCGAGATATGTGGGTGGACCCGGAGATCTTGGCTGAGCTGGACGAGACGCAAAAGCAGACTCTCTTTTGCAAGATGAGAGAAGAACAG GTGCGTCGTTGGCAAGTCTGGGACGAGAAAGTCAGCAAAGAGGAGATCGAACGGCCGAAGTTCACTAACGGGAAGAAGCAAGTGCAGTTTCTTAAAGGGGAAGATGGGGAGCCTTGG GTTTGGGTTATGGGTGAACATCCAGACGACCAGTCAATCGAGAGCATCCTTGCTGAGGAGGCGAGGCAGCGCGCGCTTGCGCAGGCCAGAGAGGAGGCGCACCAGTTACGCAAGTCGGTTGAGAAGGAGCTCACTCATCTGATTGATTATAAGCCTCTAGACAGCTTGGAACAA AAATTTGATTTATCTCCGAAAACGGTGGACAGTTTAGAAGATACTCTGGACCTGTATTGTACCGTGGATGAGTTGAGGCAGAGGATGGACGAGTTGGACACAGAGGGGAAGAAGGACTTGGACAAGAGCTACTGTGACGATATCAAGCTGGACCTTAAGAAGAACACGCTGCATTTCAACTTTATTGAGGGGAAGAAAGATATACAG GACTCAAACGTGTGCCGCGGGGACGGCGTGAGCCTGCGCGTAGCGGCGTGGGAGCGGCGCGTGGCGGCCGCGCGCGCCGGCGACATCCTGCGCGGGCTGCGGGCGAGGCGCGCGCGCACGCTGCGGGACGCGCAGCTGCAGGCGCGGGACGACGACGCCGTGTGGCGCGAGCAGG AGCGCAAAGCGAAAGAGGCGGAGGCTGCGATGCGCGAGATAGCGCGTGTAGCTCGCGAGGCGCACCGCCGCAGCGCCGAGCCGGAGGCGGTCTGCCCCACACAAA cGAGCAAGCCGCTGACAAGAGAAGCAGTGGTGGAATGGTTCAGGACACACGAGCTCCCTCGCGGTGTGTTTGATGAGAATAAACCTGTTGATTGGTTCCATG GCATAACGAGCCGGTCGGAGGCGGAGGCGGCGCTGCGCGCGGCGCGTGCGGGCAGCTTCCTCGTGCGCGTGTCGGAGCGCGCGCTCGGGTACGCCATCTCGTACCGCGCGCGCGACCGCTGCAAGCACTACCTCGTGGACGCGGCGCGCGGCTACCGCCTGCTCGGCGCGGGCCAGCTCGTGCACGACACCCTGG TTGATCTCATCAATTACCACAAGGAAGTCCCGATCACGGAGAGCGGCGGCGAGCTGCTGGTGACGTCATGTCCTCCCGCGCAAACGCCTGTCATCTAA
- the LOC119840212 gene encoding cyclin-dependent kinase-like 1, with protein MTTTMGRRVAISPSTPRSRAMDKYEQLSVVGEGSYGVVLKCRRRDTGQLVAIKKFLETEDDAAVRKMALREIRMLKKLRHDHLVNMIEVFRRKRRFYLVFEYLDHTLLDELEASPGGLGEDTAKKHLYQLLKGVDYCHQNSIIHRDVKPENVLVSNNGIVKLCDLGFARALAAPGEPYTEYVATRWYRAPELLVAEHRYGPEVDIWAIGCLFAEMLTGDPLFPGDSDIDQLALIIKTVGKLAPRHQQVVSRLSGGAALCAGGAGAARAALPAAGLARDLLAAALRTEPRARPAAAALLRHKYFVTDGFAESFNAELRKKLGKESETPPPQGAARVTGKPRQQWTLNIISDNSRSRTDSTTGESLIDYNYTPSTEVQMETSVVEKKSQPTAAVPPPADDEVGCWCPGAGGAGAGAAGAAGRAPRSLPRALNDTFHTFGVPLNAYPKTPYIKKVNSKLVMDEELLRGRSLAKKSTKKSPPDISLPYVPGASNSPMKKAKKPQPLQQHSSRAHDAWDSNRNSVDLTSSQRTPTNLPYM; from the exons ATGACCACAACAATGGGCCGCCGCGTGGCCATCTCTCCCTCCACGCCTAGGTCGCGAGCGATGGATAAATACGAACAGTTGTCTGTG GTCGGTGAAGGCTCATATGGCGTGGTACTGAAATGCCGCCGCCGCGACACTGGCCAACTGGTGGCCATCAAGAAGTTTCTAGAAACGGAGGACGATGCCGCCGTGCGCAAGATGGCGCTCAGGGAGATAAGGATGTTGAAG AAGCTCCGCCATGATCACCTAGTGAACATGATCGAGGTGTTTCGGCGAAAGCGCAGGTTCTACCTCGTCTTCGAGTATCTCGACCATACACTCCTGGATGAGCTGGAAGCGTCTCCGGGAGGCCTTGGCGAAGATACCGCTAAGAAGCATCTGTATCAACTTTTAAAGGGAGTCGATTATTGCCACCAAAATTCG ATAATTCATCGAGACGTGAAGCCGGAGAACGTGCTCGTCTCCAACAACGGTATCGTCAAGTTGTGCGACCTTGGGTTCGCGCGAGCGCTCGCCGCGCCCGGTGAACCTTACACGGAGTACGTGGCCACCAGGTGGTACAGGGCCCCGGAACTGCTGGTCGCTGAGCATAG ATATGGTCCAGAAGTGGACATCTGGGCGATCGGCTGTTTATTTGCGGAGATGTTGACGGGGGACCCGCTGTTTCCTGGAGACTCTGATATAGACCAACTTGcccttataataaaaactgtgG GTAAGCTAGCGCCGCGGCACCAGCAGGTTGTGTCGCGGCTGTccggcggcgcggcgctgtgcgcgggcggcgcgggcgcggcgcgcgcggcgctgCCGGCCGCGGGGCTCGCGCGCGACCTGCTCGCCGCCGCGCTGCGCACCGAGCCGCGCGCCCgccccgccgccgccgcgctgctCAGGCACAA ATATTTCGTTACCGATGGTTTTGCGGAGAGTTTTAACGCTGAATTGAGGAAGAAACTTGGCAAAGAGTCTGAG ACACCTCCACCCCAAGGCGCAGCACGTGTGACCGGTAAGCCAAGACAACAATGgacattgaatataatatct GACAACAGTAGATCTCGAACGGACAGCACCACGGGCGAGTCGTTGATCGACTATAATTATACCCCGA gTACAGAAGTTCAAATGGAAACTAGTGTTGTTGAGAAAAAATCGCAACCGACAGCCGCTGTACCACCGCCTGCTGATGATGAG GTGGGTTGTTGGTGCCCGGGTGCGGGCGGGGCGGGGGCCGgggcggcgggggcggcgggTCGGGCGCCTCGCTCGCTGCCGCGCGCGCTCAACGACACCTTCCACACGTTCGGGGTGCCGCTCAACGCGTATCCTAAGACGCCGTACATCAAAAA GGTGAACAGTAAATTGGTGATGGATGAAGAGTTACTGCGTGGTCGGTCGCTCGCAAAGAAGAGTACGAAGAAATCACCGCCGGACATATCGCTGCCCTATGTGCCTGGAG CTAGCAATAGTCCCATGAAGAAGGCAAAGAAGCCCCAACCACTGCAGCAGCACTCCTCCAGAGCACACGATGCATGGGACAGTAAT CGCAACAGTGTAGACTTGACCTCTAGCCAGCGCACCCCAACCAACCTGCCCTACATGTGA